In the Eremothecium cymbalariae DBVPG#7215 chromosome 7, complete sequence genome, one interval contains:
- the SGV1 gene encoding cyclin-dependent serine/threonine protein kinase SGV1 (similar to Ashbya gossypii ABR177C), translating into MSQESGVKRVDFKYKIGKVKQTPPVMKDPKTGLEYIELKKRDGEQVYGVTKFLGNYKEEKKLGQGTFGEVYKGIHLATQRQVAMKKILVKAENDLFPITAQREITILKRLNHKNVLRLIEMVYDHSPFQNGNSYGQDSAQSSGANDSLKSFYMILPYMVADISGILHNPRMTLDMGDIKNMMLQIFEGINYIHCKKFMHRDIKTANILLDHKGILKIADFGLARNYYGAPPNLKYPGGAGTDAKYTSVVVTRWYRAPELVLGDKNYTTAVDIWGIGCVFAEFFEKKPILQGKTDIDQGHVIFKLMGTPSNDDWLLARYLPGAELTKTYYEPTYKERFGKHLSESGLDLLSKLLALDPYKRVTAMSAVKHPFFLEEPLPKQELKLPCEESHETDIARYRKELHQSMTNLPPAAPSGHIAEVGQPQAPPQPARMIPPPSSLPPRPKAIPSGPRFRDSAPQNKVTKPPSRYLGAQHQYNNNNINNNASSNTTANANTSTNNYGNHYNNWAGPAMDRERDHRYYGPYPESYPRKGDRYNRDDPQFNGYGYRPRGYQRTNGWRREVDARYQRPHVSVNGPNYRAARRDTYKALERPPQPYHGSDFKSGNESSITSSSSAKTGASASISTTSPASTSAATVTSSAVSRDVQTSSSGRLREETEANSRAINTQQSRVNALEARIYGRDEKHQTDPSNRQYSRSGSASKNSENGGSNDTNADPSKRNIVDYY; encoded by the coding sequence ATGAGTCAAGAAAGCGGTGTTAAGAGGGTTGATTTCAAATACAAGATTGGGAAGGTTAAGCAGACTCCTCCTGTAATGAAGGATCCCAAAACAGGACTTGAATACATTGAGTTGAAAAAACGAGATGGCGAACAGGTTTACGGGGTCACTAAATTTTTGGGAAATTATaaagaggaaaagaagTTGGGTCAGGGAACCTTTGGGGAGGTTTATAAGGGGATCCACTTGGCCACCCAAAGACAAGTAGCGATGAAAAAGATCTTGGTGAAGGCAGAGAACGACCTGTTTCCTATTACTGCACAACGTGAAATAACCATTTTAAAGAGATTAAACCATAAGAATGTTTTGAGGTTAATAGAGATGGTTTATGACCATTCGCCGTTTCAGAATGGGAATTCATATGGCCAAGATTCCGCGCAATCAAGTGGGGCCAACGATTCATTAAAATCATTTTACATGATTTTGCCTTATATGGTTGCTGATATATCTGGTATTTTGCACAATCCAAGAATGACTTTAGATATGGGGGatatcaagaatatgatgCTCCAGATTTTTGAAGGTATAAACTATATTCATTGTAAAAAATTTATGCATAGAGATATTAAGACGGCTAACATTTTGCTCGACCATAAGggtattttgaagattgCTGATTTTGGCTTGGCCAGAAATTATTATGGAGCGCCTCcgaatttgaaatatccTGGTGGTGCAGGGACTGATGCAAAATATACTTCAGTTGTTGTAACGAGATGGTATAGAGCCCCAGAGTTGGTCTTGGGCGATAAAAATTACACTACTGCAGTAGATATTTGGGGAATTGGATGTGTCTTCGCCGagttttttgagaaaaaGCCAATTCTACAAGGGAAAACCGACATAGACCAAGGTCATGTCATATTTAAACTAATGGGAACACCAAGTAATGATGATTGGCTTCTAGCTCGTTATTTACCAGGAGCTGAACTAACTAAAACTTATTACGAGCCGACATATAAGGAAAGATTTGGGAAGCATTTGAGTGAGAGTGGGTTAGATTTGCTTTCCAAACTACTTGCATTAGACCCTTATAAACGAGTGACGGCGATGTCTGCTGTAAaacatcctttttttttagAAGAACCGTTACCAAAACAAGAATTAAAGTTACCATGCGAAGAGAGCCATGAAACTGATATTGCACGTTATAGAAAGGAGCTTCATCAAAGTATGACAAATCTGCCACCCGCTGCGCCATCGGGTCATATAGCTGAGGTTGGACAGCCTCAAGCACCGCCTCAGCCTGCTAGAATGATTCCCCCGCCATCATCTTTACCGCCTAGGCCGAAAGCAATACCCTCAGGTCCAAGATTCAGAGATTCTGCTCCACAGAACAAAGTAACCAAACCGCCAAGTCGTTATTTGGGTGCCCAACATCAAtataacaacaacaatatcaataaCAATGCGAGCAGCAATACTACCGCAAATGCAAACACGAGCACCAACAATTACGGAAACCACTACAATAACTGGGCGGGACCAGCAATGGATAGAGAACGTGATCATCGATATTATGGTCCTTACCCAGAATCTTACCCTCGCAAAGGAGATCGCTATAATAGGGATGACCCGCAATTTAATGGCTATGGTTACAGGCCAAGAGGTTACCAGAGAACAAATGGTTGGCGCAGAGAAGTGGACGCAAGATATCAAAGGCCTCATGTTTCAGTCAACGGTCCAAATTATAGAGCTGCAAGGCGTGATACGTACAAAGCTCTAGAAAGGCCGCCACAACCCTATCATGGTTCGGATTTCAAGTCAGGTAATGAATCCAGCATAACTTCCTCCTCATCGGCAAAAACTGGCGCCAGTGCGTCgatatcaacaacttcacCTGCATCTACATCTGCGGCTACCGTTACTTCTTCCGCTGTGTCCAGAGATGTGCAGACTTCCTCTTCTGGACGACTACGAGAAGAAACTGAAGCAAACAGCAGAGCAATAAATACTCAGCAGTCGCGTGTAAATGCATTGGAAGCACGTATTTATGGGCGCGATGAAAAACATCAAACAGATCCTAGTAACCGACAGTATTCCCGTTCTGGATCGGCCTCTAAGAACTCGGAAAATGGAGGTTCAAATGATACAAACGCTGATCCGTCAAAGAGAAATATCGtagattattattag
- the ORC4 gene encoding origin recognition complex subunit 4 (similar to Ashbya gossypii ABR178C) yields the protein MKELDDEFATIKRSSIKVDPDKIIKDGLEDHSQLHALKKIRLFTKEMHTVHRTDDNELTAKQKYVLDHLPLQVPRRNSVQKVEDKPVEVKKVVGPSATFEAFKIHLLRKLNNTLPQSEFKLPSFIEAASAEVERILKQAIIQKESHSAILVSPRSFYKTSTINFHLDSLSKEHGQQFIVVKLNGFIHTENAAINSIATQLENELRRVRNDNPCAEIQLSRGSLTEVFENVLKLLNTVAVQMGRSQTTSLPRSEKLTVVFIFDEIDQFAGPVRQTLLYNLFDMVEHARVPVCILGCTTKLNILEYLEKRVKSRFSQKIIYVPQITNLQEFENEFSSLLVVEQKNDIANLWNNKIKELFNDKESTLNKITKTNYETFRDITVLKNAALVMVSKCKSLEELLKEIDDCASMKSYNKMQLSNNLVNKVKSLSDLELAILLSASRIALKNEENVNFNLTYEEYSKLVRGLNSRMLNSSTATNTGICIENTIRIWKKKDIKNIWETLIELELLVERGIIAIRQSAQAAFQATNHYSANGVIPYDLKMFQVPITLHELRRTVPKSSLFYNWTQL from the coding sequence ATGAAGGAACTAGATGATGAATTCGCAACTATAAAACGCTCAAGCATCAAGGTAGATCCggataaaattattaaagatGGATTAGAAGATCATTCTCAGCTTCATGCGCTTAAGAAGATCAGACTCTTTACCAAGGAAATGCATACGGTACATAGGACGGATGATAATGAGTTAACAGCAAAACAGAAATACGTTTTAGATCATTTGCCCCTTCAAGTTCCTCGTAGGAATAGTGTTCAAAAAGTCGAGGACAAGCCAGTTGAAGTTAAGAAGGTTGTTGGGCCGTCTGCAACCTTTGAAGCTTTTAAGATACATTTATTAAGGAAATTGAATAACACGTTACCCCAATCGGAATTCAAGCTGCCATCTTTTATCGAGGCAGCGTCAGCAGAAGTAGAACGTATATTGAAGCAAGCTATTATACAAAAGGAAAGTCATTCCGCTATACTAGTTTCTCCGAGGTCATTCTATAAAACGTCTACAATCaattttcatttggatTCCCTTTCAAAGGAGCACGGTCAGCAGTTTATCGTAGTTAAGTTGAATGGATTCATTCACACAGAAAATGCTGCTATTAATAGCATTGCCACACAGCTTGAAAATGAGTTGAGACGAGTTAGAAACGATAACCCGTGCGCGGAAATCCAATTAAGCCGGGGTTCTCTCACAGaagtatttgaaaatgtaCTAAAGCTTCTGAACACGGTTGCTGTTCAGATGGGTCGATCTCAGACTACTAGTTTACCAAGATCCGAAAAGTTGACGgtagtttttatttttgatgaaattgatcaATTCGCGGGGCCTGTAAGACAAACCTTACTATACAATCTTTTCGACATGGTAGAACATGCACGGGTGCCAGTTTGTATTCTTGGCTGCACAACGAAATTAAATATACTCGAATATCTCGAAAAAAGAGTTAAGAGTAGgttttctcaaaaaataatatacgTGCCTCAGATTACCAATTTACaagagtttgaaaatgaattttCTAGCTTGCTAGTTgtagaacaaaaaaatgatattgCAAATTTGTGGAACAATAAGATCAAAGAGTTGTTTAACGATAAGGAAAGCACATTGAATAAGATCACAAAAACTAATTATGAGACCTTCCGTGATATAACCGTATTAAAGAACGCTGCACTGGTAATGGTATCAAAATGCAAATCTCTGGAGGAGTTACTAAAGGAGATTGATGATTGCGCTAGCATGAAGTCATACAATAAAATGCAACTCTCAAATAACCTCGTTAATAAAGTCAAATCTCTAAGTGATTTGGAATTAGCCATTTTACTCTCAGCCTCCCGCATTGCCcttaaaaatgaagaaaacgTAAATTTCAACCTAACATACGAAGAATACAGTAAATTAGTTAGAGGACTTAATTCTAGGATGTTGAACTCTTCCACGGCTACCAACACAGGCATATGCATCGAGAATACTATcagaatttggaaaaaaaaggatataAAGAATATCTGGGAAACTTTAATAGAATTGGAACTATTAGTTGAACGAGGCATTATAGCTATCCGTCAATCTGCACAAGCTGCGTTTCAAGCGACAAACCATTACAGTGCAAATGGCGTTATACCCTACGATCTGAAGATGTTCCAAGTTCCGATCACGCTTCATGAATTAAGGCGGACAGTTCCTAAATCATCATTGTTTTACAATTGGACACAATTATAG
- the TIF3 gene encoding Tif3p (similar to Ashbya gossypii ABR179C), giving the protein MVPPKKNAIKMDLNSFLNDESFGDSWADDQVDLNNINLPIHNVAASNTIPLDQLANGTMGGGKGSYYDSALTQRKERIEYPVPNEGPFRARISNLPWDVSEEGIHAWTEDGLDKPGSVLKVVAPKDRDSERLRGWAFVTFEEREDLVKALTLNATKLNDRTVYVAVAAPKDGSLDDMNWSGARGSNFQSSGSSNPDLDWGAARGSNFKERKPRREDPDLDWGGARGSNYESKERRTPREEPDLDWGVARGSNYELKERRPPREEPDLDWGGARGSNYESKERRPPREEPNLDWGVARGSNYEPKERRPKREEPNLDWGSAKGSLFQTMEKNPRKEELQSGRSASKSSTQDARERRPKKDEPDLNWSAARSSKVALSANSTRKAEHYSAAKDDTPKIQRSAFDVLKVDSDDDDDDDEQEEQNTPERVSNSKPANNDSIAQLEDATSKLSIEQDSEWEVVGKK; this is encoded by the coding sequence ATGGTTCctccaaagaaaaatgcAATTAAAATGGACTTGAACTCGTTCTTGAACGATGAATCGTTCGGGGACTCGTGGGCAGATGACCAAGTGGACCTTAACAACATCAACTTGCCGATCCATAATGTTGCTGCTTCAAACACGATCCCTTTAGATCAGTTGGCCAATGGGACAATGGGGGGTGGTAAGGGTAGTTATTATGACAGTGCTTTGACTCAGAGGAAAGAGCGGATTGAGTACCCAGTTCCAAACGAAGGTCCTTTCAGAGCACGGATCAGTAATCTTCCATGGGATGTATCGGAAGAAGGTATTCATGCGTGGACAGAGGATGGGTTGGATAAGCCTGGCTCTGTATTGAAGGTTGTAGCTCCCAAGGATCGGGATTCTGAAAGGCTGAGGGGTTGGGCGTTTGTTACATTTGAAGAACGTGAAGATTTAGTGAAGGCTCTCACGCTAAATGCTACAAAGTTGAATGATCGTACTGTGTATGTTGCTGTGGCTGCACCAAAAGACGGTAGCTTGGATGATATGAACTGGTCAGGTGCCAGAGGCTCTAACTTCCAGTCATCGGGCAGCAGCAACCCAGACCTAGACTGGGGTGCCGCTAGGGGATCcaacttcaaagaaagGAAACCAAGAAGAGAAGATCCAGACTTAGACTGGGGTGGCGCTAGAGGCTCTAACTACGAATCCAAGGAACGCAGAACACCTAGAGAAGAGCCAGATTTGGACTGGGGTGTTGCTAGAGGTTCTAACTATGAACTAAAGGAACGTAGACCACCTAGAGAAGAGCCAGACTTAGACTGGGGTGGTGCTAGAGGCTCTAATTACGAATCAAAGGAACGCAGGCCACCTAGAGAAGAACCAAACTTAGACTGGGGTGTTGCTAGAGGGTCTAACTACGAACCAAAGGAACGCCGCCCTAAAAGAGAAGAACCAAACCTAGATTGGGGCAGCGCAAAAGGCTCCCTCTTTCAAACGATGGAGAAAAATCCAAGGAAAGAGGAACTACAATCAGGCCGCAGCGCTTCAAAGTCCTCCACCCAGGATGCTAGAGAACGTCGCCCAAAAAAGGACGAACCAGATCTAAATTGGAGCGCCGCAAGAAGCTCGAAGGTGGCCCTTTCGGCTAATTCCACCAGAAAAGCTGAACACTATTCTGCTGCCAAAGATGATACGCCAAAGATCCAAAGATCCGCTTTTGACGTTTTAAAAGTtgattctgatgatgatgacgatgacgatgagcaagaagaacaaaacacTCCTGAAAGAGTGTCTAATTCTAAGCCTGCAAATAACGATTCTATTGCCCAACTGGAGGATGCCACTTCGAAGTTATCTATTGAACAGGATAGTGAGTGGGAGGTTGTTGGTAAAAAGTAA